A single genomic interval of Aquipuribacter sp. SD81 harbors:
- the rsmI gene encoding 16S rRNA (cytidine(1402)-2'-O)-methyltransferase, with translation MPVPDGPSTGRLLLAATPIGDPDDASARLRRWLAEADVVAAEDTRRLRRLTGALGVDVRGRVVAHHEHNETGGSGGSSSALLAEVQAGRTVLVVTDAGMPTVSDPGYRAVVAAVEAGLPVTVLPGPSAVLAALAVSGLPTDRFAFDGFLPRRRGERERALAGLVAEQRTVVLFEAPHRLAEMLDHAAEVLGATRRAAVCRELTKTYEEVRRGTLAELAAWAGAATVLGEVTVVLAGAVVEAAEPADLVAEVTAREAAGLRLKDAVAEVASLRGVRKNALYDAVLAARRG, from the coding sequence GTGCCCGTCCCGGACGGCCCGTCGACCGGGCGCCTGCTGCTGGCCGCCACCCCCATCGGGGACCCCGACGACGCGAGCGCGCGGCTGCGTCGCTGGCTCGCGGAGGCCGACGTCGTCGCCGCCGAGGACACCCGCCGCCTGCGCCGGCTCACCGGGGCGCTAGGGGTCGACGTCCGCGGCCGCGTCGTCGCGCACCACGAGCACAACGAGACCGGCGGCTCCGGCGGCTCGTCCTCGGCGCTGCTGGCGGAGGTGCAGGCCGGCCGCACCGTGCTCGTCGTCACGGACGCCGGCATGCCGACCGTGTCCGACCCCGGCTACCGAGCCGTCGTCGCCGCGGTCGAGGCGGGCCTGCCCGTCACGGTGCTGCCGGGCCCGAGCGCGGTGCTCGCGGCGCTCGCGGTGTCCGGTCTGCCGACCGACCGCTTCGCCTTCGACGGGTTCCTGCCCCGCAGGCGCGGCGAGCGTGAGCGCGCCCTCGCCGGTCTCGTCGCCGAGCAGCGCACCGTCGTCCTCTTCGAGGCGCCCCACCGGCTCGCGGAGATGCTCGACCACGCCGCGGAGGTGCTCGGCGCCACGCGGCGGGCCGCGGTGTGCCGGGAGCTGACGAAGACCTACGAGGAGGTCCGCCGCGGCACGCTCGCCGAGCTCGCGGCCTGGGCCGGCGCGGCCACCGTGCTCGGCGAGGTCACCGTGGTGCTCGCGGGCGCCGTCGTGGAGGCCGCGGAGCCGGCGGACCTCGTCGCGGAGGTGACGGCCCGCGAGGCCGCCGGCCTGCGCCTCAAGGACGCCGTCGCGGAGGTGGCGTCGCTGCGCGGCGTGCGCAAGAACGCGCTCTACGACGCCGTCCTCGCCGCCCGCCGGGGCTGA
- a CDS encoding bacteriorhodopsin: protein MNIENEYVYDFVSYTIVSHVFTLGYAAMAAGLVFFLVTSSNSHPRYRLSSALSAVVMVSALLELYVISQRWTQAFRWDGEAFVQAETAFSNGYRYMNWSIDVPVLLTQLLIVMGVTGAAFRRAWALFAGAGLLMVYTGYVGQYYEVERTAPFWVWGAVSTVFFLVILVLVYRVVHGNLPRLPENARGLAKSVWWLLFVSWMLYPGAYLMPVLIDGTDGVVARQITYTVADITSKVIYGVLLAVIARKVSIAEGFTDAVPSDVARVRGGITEVQAPGRV from the coding sequence ATGAACATCGAGAACGAGTACGTGTACGACTTCGTCTCGTACACGATCGTGTCCCACGTCTTCACCCTCGGCTACGCCGCCATGGCGGCCGGCCTCGTCTTCTTCCTCGTCACCTCCTCCAACAGCCACCCGCGCTACCGGCTGTCGTCCGCGCTGTCCGCGGTGGTGATGGTGTCGGCCCTGCTCGAGCTGTACGTCATCTCCCAGCGCTGGACGCAGGCCTTCCGCTGGGACGGGGAGGCGTTCGTGCAGGCCGAGACCGCCTTCTCCAACGGCTACCGCTACATGAACTGGTCGATCGACGTGCCCGTGCTGCTCACGCAGCTCCTCATCGTCATGGGGGTGACGGGTGCGGCGTTCCGGCGCGCGTGGGCGCTGTTCGCGGGCGCGGGCCTGCTCATGGTCTACACCGGCTACGTCGGGCAGTACTACGAGGTCGAGCGCACCGCCCCGTTCTGGGTGTGGGGCGCCGTCAGCACCGTCTTCTTCCTCGTCATCCTCGTGCTCGTGTACCGCGTGGTCCACGGCAACCTGCCGCGCCTGCCGGAGAACGCCCGCGGTCTCGCGAAGTCGGTCTGGTGGCTGCTGTTCGTCTCGTGGATGCTCTACCCGGGCGCGTACCTCATGCCGGTCCTCATCGACGGGACCGACGGCGTGGTCGCGCGGCAGATCACGTACACGGTCGCCGACATCACGTCCAAGGTCATCTACGGAGTCCTCCTCGCCGTCATCGCGCGCAAGGTGAGCATCGCCGAGGGCTTCACCGACGCCGTCCCCTCCGACGTCGCGCGGGTGCGCGGCGGCATCACCGAGGTGCAGGCCCCCGGTCGCGTGTGA
- a CDS encoding aminotransferase class I/II-fold pyridoxal phosphate-dependent enzyme: MEFRRIGGLPPYVFTIIDGLKQQARREGRDVVDLGFGNPDVPSPDLAVDKLAEAARNPRNHRYSSSRGIPRLRQAVARRYHDVFGVDLDPETQVMSVIGAKEGFSHLMWVLLQPGDSALVPQPSYPIHIWGPYLAGADVRQVPMGTPDRYEDQANPFRHGRAYVDNVMTQWEHGWPRPRVVVLSFPHNPTGAVVEQADLQRLVDWARDRDVVLVHDFAYADVAFDGWRPPSVLACEGGTDVAVELYSMTKSFSMAGWRVAFLVGRADVVAALAKLKSYLDYGTFQPIQIAATVTLTDAAEYPQHVSEVYRSRRDALCDGLARIGWRVPRPRGSMFVWAPVPPAYREEGSVAFATRLVTDCDVAVAPGVGFGPDGDGHVRFALIENEQRIAQAVRQLRRGLPALSG, translated from the coding sequence ATGGAGTTCCGGCGCATCGGCGGCCTGCCCCCGTACGTCTTCACGATCATCGACGGGCTCAAGCAGCAGGCCCGCCGGGAGGGACGCGACGTCGTCGACCTCGGCTTCGGCAACCCCGACGTGCCGAGCCCGGACCTCGCCGTCGACAAGCTCGCCGAGGCCGCCCGCAACCCGCGCAACCACCGGTACTCCTCCTCGCGCGGGATCCCGCGGCTGCGTCAGGCCGTCGCCCGCCGCTACCACGACGTCTTCGGGGTCGACCTCGACCCCGAGACGCAGGTGATGAGCGTCATCGGCGCGAAGGAGGGCTTCAGCCACCTCATGTGGGTGCTGCTGCAGCCCGGCGACTCCGCCCTGGTGCCGCAGCCCAGCTACCCCATCCACATCTGGGGCCCGTACCTCGCCGGCGCGGACGTGCGGCAGGTGCCGATGGGCACCCCCGACCGCTACGAGGACCAGGCCAACCCCTTCCGGCACGGCCGCGCCTACGTCGACAACGTCATGACGCAGTGGGAGCACGGCTGGCCGCGCCCTCGGGTCGTCGTGCTGTCGTTCCCCCACAACCCCACCGGCGCCGTCGTCGAGCAGGCCGACCTGCAGCGCCTGGTGGACTGGGCGAGGGACAGGGACGTCGTGCTCGTCCACGACTTCGCGTACGCCGACGTCGCCTTCGACGGCTGGCGGCCCCCGTCGGTGCTGGCGTGCGAGGGCGGGACCGACGTGGCCGTCGAGCTGTACTCGATGACGAAGTCCTTCTCGATGGCCGGGTGGCGCGTCGCGTTCCTCGTCGGGCGCGCCGACGTCGTCGCCGCGCTCGCCAAGCTCAAGAGCTACCTCGACTACGGCACGTTCCAGCCCATCCAGATCGCGGCGACCGTCACGCTCACCGACGCCGCCGAGTACCCGCAGCACGTGAGCGAGGTGTACCGCTCGCGCCGCGACGCGCTGTGCGACGGGCTCGCCCGGATCGGCTGGCGCGTGCCCCGCCCGCGCGGGTCGATGTTCGTGTGGGCGCCCGTCCCGCCCGCCTACCGCGAGGAGGGCAGCGTCGCCTTCGCCACCCGCCTCGTCACCGACTGCGACGTGGCGGTGGCGCCGGGGGTCGGCTTCGGCCCGGACGGCGACGGGCACGTGCGCTTCGCCCTCATCGAGAACGAGCAGCGCATCGCCCAGGCGGTCCGGCAGCTGCGGCGGGGCCTTCCCGCCCTGTCGGGTTGA
- a CDS encoding GGDEF domain-containing protein — protein sequence MRGDPVLRTVRVLVLVLWPTVAVWLLPGQHRDGPGLVLAAVTLAVFSLAALLLLLSGSHVHRVVPACLTLFSAAAVVGALAGTEPEMALLVPLFLGVLSTVAAARLGRRGTWWQIAVSAVGSLVCVAYVADDPVKTLGASVAVVAGVAAPAVAILRVRTQLDAAHARERRLALTDSLTGALNRRGLFEGLDEVCDAAADAVVVVALDLDGFKHLNDTFGHAVGDDVLVGLVRELHALGRQPVSGRPLLVARLGGEEFLVVAPSTGVPTALLAECVRSATVAVRLPDGSRPTVSVGAVEALPPAAVEDRRAWLLRRMDEADRLMYEAKRSGGDRSLVG from the coding sequence GTGCGAGGCGACCCCGTCCTCCGGACCGTCCGCGTCCTGGTCCTCGTGCTGTGGCCGACGGTCGCCGTCTGGCTGCTGCCCGGACAGCACCGTGACGGGCCCGGTCTCGTCCTGGCCGCCGTCACCCTCGCGGTCTTCAGCCTCGCCGCCCTCCTGCTCCTGCTCTCCGGCTCCCACGTGCACCGGGTCGTCCCGGCGTGCCTCACGCTGTTCTCCGCCGCGGCGGTGGTCGGGGCCCTCGCGGGGACCGAGCCCGAGATGGCCCTCCTCGTCCCGCTCTTCCTCGGTGTGCTCAGCACCGTCGCCGCGGCGAGGCTCGGCCGGCGAGGTACGTGGTGGCAGATCGCGGTGTCGGCGGTCGGCTCGCTCGTCTGCGTCGCGTACGTCGCGGACGACCCCGTGAAGACCCTCGGGGCGTCGGTCGCGGTGGTCGCCGGCGTCGCCGCACCCGCCGTCGCGATCCTGCGGGTGAGGACGCAGCTGGACGCGGCGCACGCGCGCGAGCGGCGCCTCGCGCTCACCGACTCCCTCACCGGCGCGCTCAACCGGCGCGGGCTGTTCGAGGGACTCGACGAGGTGTGCGACGCGGCCGCCGACGCGGTCGTCGTCGTGGCCCTCGACCTCGACGGCTTCAAGCACCTCAACGACACCTTCGGCCACGCGGTCGGCGACGACGTGCTCGTCGGCCTCGTGCGGGAGCTGCACGCGCTGGGACGGCAGCCGGTGAGCGGGCGGCCGCTGCTCGTCGCCCGGCTGGGGGGCGAGGAGTTCCTCGTCGTCGCACCCTCGACCGGCGTCCCGACCGCCCTGCTCGCGGAGTGCGTGCGGTCGGCCACGGTCGCGGTGCGGCTGCCCGACGGCTCGCGCCCGACCGTCAGCGTGGGGGCGGTGGAGGCGCTGCCCCCCGCGGCGGTGGAGGACCGCCGCGCGTGGCTGCTGCGGCGCATGGACGAGGCCGACCGGCTCATGTACGAGGCCAAGCGCTCCGGCGGGGACCGCTCCCTCGTCGGCTGA
- the metG gene encoding methionine--tRNA ligase produces the protein MTHVLSAVAWPYANGPRHIGHVAGFGVPSDVFSRYMRMAGHDVLMVSGTDEHGTPILVQAEKEGVSPQELADRYNRVIVEDLAALGLSYDLFTRTSTRNHHQVVQTLFRAVADNGYIVARTQLGAVSPRTGRTLPDRYIEGTCPICGYPSARGDQCDNCGNQLDPQDLLEPRSRIDGEVPEFVETEHLFLDLPALADALGQWLHEVERDGTWRPNVIRFSLNLLEDVRPRAITRDLDWGIRVPLEGWEDNPNKRIYVWFDAVVGYLSASVEWARRLGDPERWREWWNDPEALSYYFMGKDNITFHSQIWPAELLAHDGRGARGGQQGPFGDLQLPTEVVSSEFLTMEGRQFSSSRGVVIYVRDVLERYQPDALRYFICAAGPETADADFTWAEFVRRTNTELVAGWGNLVNRTASLIAKNVGSVPEAGALEPVDTALLDTVEAAFGTVGGLLRTHRQKAALAEAMRAVGEVNAYISETAPFKLTTSDPERMRTILHVAAQCVSDCNTLLAPFLPHSAQKVHETFGRTGVFAPVPEVREVDDLDGGAPYPVLTGDYTSMRGTWHRVPVVPGTPVAKPTPVFTKLDDSVVETELARLRGEA, from the coding sequence ATGACCCACGTGCTCTCGGCGGTGGCGTGGCCGTACGCCAACGGCCCCCGCCACATCGGCCACGTCGCCGGTTTCGGCGTCCCCTCCGACGTGTTCAGCCGGTACATGCGCATGGCGGGCCACGACGTGCTCATGGTGTCCGGCACCGACGAGCACGGGACGCCGATCCTCGTGCAGGCCGAGAAGGAGGGCGTCAGCCCCCAGGAGCTCGCCGACCGCTACAACCGCGTCATCGTCGAGGACCTGGCCGCGCTCGGGCTGTCGTACGACCTCTTCACCCGCACGAGCACCCGCAACCACCACCAGGTCGTGCAGACGCTGTTCCGCGCCGTCGCTGACAACGGCTACATCGTCGCCCGGACGCAGCTCGGCGCGGTGAGCCCGCGGACCGGTCGCACGCTGCCGGACCGCTACATCGAGGGCACGTGCCCCATCTGCGGCTACCCCTCCGCCCGCGGCGACCAGTGCGACAACTGCGGCAACCAGCTCGACCCGCAGGACCTGCTCGAGCCGCGCAGCCGCATCGACGGCGAGGTGCCGGAGTTCGTCGAGACCGAGCACCTGTTCCTCGACCTGCCGGCGCTCGCCGACGCCCTCGGGCAGTGGCTGCACGAGGTCGAGCGGGACGGCACGTGGCGGCCCAACGTCATCCGCTTCAGCCTCAACCTGCTGGAGGACGTGCGGCCCCGCGCCATCACCCGCGACCTCGACTGGGGCATCCGGGTGCCGCTGGAGGGCTGGGAGGACAACCCGAACAAGCGGATCTACGTGTGGTTCGACGCGGTCGTCGGCTACCTGTCCGCGTCGGTGGAGTGGGCGCGCCGGCTCGGCGACCCCGAGCGCTGGCGCGAGTGGTGGAACGACCCCGAGGCCCTGTCGTACTACTTCATGGGCAAGGACAACATCACCTTCCACTCCCAGATCTGGCCCGCCGAGCTCCTCGCGCACGACGGGCGGGGCGCCCGCGGTGGGCAGCAGGGCCCGTTCGGCGACCTGCAGCTGCCGACGGAGGTCGTCTCGAGCGAGTTCCTCACCATGGAGGGCCGGCAGTTCAGCTCCTCCCGCGGTGTCGTCATCTACGTGCGCGACGTGCTCGAGCGCTACCAGCCCGACGCGCTGCGCTACTTCATCTGCGCGGCCGGCCCGGAGACCGCCGACGCGGACTTCACGTGGGCGGAGTTCGTCCGGCGCACCAACACCGAGCTCGTGGCCGGCTGGGGCAACCTCGTCAACCGGACGGCGAGCCTCATCGCGAAGAACGTCGGCTCGGTCCCCGAGGCGGGCGCGCTCGAGCCCGTCGACACCGCGCTCCTCGACACCGTCGAGGCCGCCTTCGGCACCGTCGGCGGGCTGCTGCGCACCCACCGGCAGAAGGCGGCGCTCGCCGAGGCGATGCGCGCGGTCGGCGAGGTGAACGCGTACATCTCCGAGACCGCGCCCTTCAAGCTGACCACGAGCGACCCGGAGCGGATGCGGACGATCCTCCACGTCGCGGCGCAGTGCGTGAGCGACTGCAACACGCTGCTCGCGCCGTTCCTGCCCCACTCGGCGCAGAAGGTCCACGAGACGTTCGGGCGCACCGGCGTCTTCGCGCCCGTGCCGGAGGTGCGCGAGGTCGACGACCTCGACGGCGGGGCGCCGTACCCCGTGCTCACGGGCGACTACACGTCGATGCGCGGCACCTGGCACCGCGTGCCGGTCGTTCCGGGTACGCCCGTCGCCAAGCCGACGCCGGTGTTCACCAAGCTCGACGACTCGGTCGTGGAGACGGAGCTCGCGCGCCTGCGCGGCGAGGCCTGA
- a CDS encoding TatD family hydrolase has translation MPLRPIRSRDATSEADGRERDRTAPPPPEPLPLDVPDNHTHLDVADGQERSVEDLLGLARAAGVGRAVQIGCDLEAARWTRELLDAQHPGPDGVLPLLGGVAIHPNEAAALDDAGLDAALAEVEALLDHPRMRVVGETGLDHFRTPPEGRAQQEESFRRHIDLARRTGLALQVHDRDAHDDVVRVLLDEGAPERTVFHCFSGDVALARTAAEHGWYCSFAGVLTFRNAAALREACAVLPSELLLVETDAPFLTPHPYRGRPNASYLMPHTVRAMAEARGADLVDLCATLVANSERVYGSWGDPATNPL, from the coding sequence GTGCCGCTGCGACCCATCCGCTCCCGCGACGCGACGAGCGAGGCCGACGGACGCGAGCGCGACCGGACCGCCCCGCCGCCGCCGGAGCCGCTGCCGCTCGACGTGCCGGACAACCACACGCACCTCGACGTCGCCGACGGGCAGGAGCGCAGCGTCGAGGACCTCCTCGGTCTCGCCCGTGCCGCCGGGGTGGGCCGAGCGGTGCAGATCGGCTGCGACCTCGAGGCGGCGCGCTGGACGCGGGAGCTGCTCGACGCCCAGCACCCGGGACCCGACGGGGTGCTGCCGCTGCTGGGCGGAGTCGCGATCCACCCGAACGAGGCGGCGGCGCTCGACGACGCCGGCCTCGACGCCGCGCTGGCGGAAGTCGAGGCGCTGCTCGACCACCCCCGCATGCGGGTGGTGGGGGAGACCGGGCTCGACCACTTCCGGACCCCGCCGGAGGGCCGCGCCCAGCAGGAGGAGTCGTTCCGGCGCCACATCGACCTCGCGAGGCGCACGGGCCTCGCGCTGCAGGTGCACGACCGCGACGCGCACGACGACGTCGTCCGGGTCCTGCTCGACGAGGGGGCCCCGGAGCGCACGGTGTTCCACTGCTTCTCCGGCGACGTCGCGCTGGCCCGCACCGCCGCCGAGCACGGCTGGTACTGCTCCTTCGCCGGCGTCCTCACCTTCCGCAACGCGGCGGCCCTGCGCGAGGCGTGCGCGGTGCTGCCGAGCGAGCTGCTGCTCGTGGAGACCGACGCGCCGTTCCTCACCCCGCACCCGTACCGCGGCCGGCCGAACGCCTCCTACCTCATGCCGCACACGGTGCGCGCGATGGCGGAGGCCCGGGGCGCCGACCTCGTCGACCTGTGCGCGACCCTCGTCGCGAACAGCGAGCGCGTGTACGGCTCGTGGGGGGACCCGGCGACGAACCCCCTCTGA
- a CDS encoding ubiquitin-like domain-containing protein: MTLSTAASRLASRVSSALRPSSPRRRVLPVVLAAGLVLAGGAGAAGYAVLDRTVTLEVDGQAQDVRILGSEVSDVLAAAGVEVDERDLVSPAIGETVADGDQVVVRYARQLTVADPAGDERTYWTTELTVDDALAAIGLRHADAWLSTSRSASIGRSGLSLTMSVPKNLTVIADGETRAVTSAAPTVGDLLEELGLTVGELDRLNPAPEDVLVEGRKVTIERVVVEDVVESVELEHGSRTVESDDVYEGETEVVEEGSPGEERVTYRVVLVDGDEETREEVAREVVTEPVDRVVAEGTKQRPAPEPVRAAASSSSSRSSGSSSGSSSGGSSGSSGSSGSSGGSAPAPVGSDVDSLNWAALAQCESGGSPTIVSGNGLYHGLYQFSVATWQSVGGSGLPSQASASEQTARAKALYERAGVGQWPHCGPRLYS, from the coding sequence TTGACCCTCAGCACTGCTGCCTCGCGCCTCGCGAGCCGCGTCTCCTCCGCCCTCCGTCCCTCCTCGCCGCGGCGCCGCGTCCTGCCGGTCGTCCTCGCCGCCGGGCTCGTGCTCGCCGGCGGCGCCGGCGCAGCCGGCTACGCCGTCCTCGACCGGACCGTCACCCTCGAGGTCGACGGCCAGGCGCAGGACGTCCGCATCCTCGGCAGCGAGGTGAGCGACGTGCTCGCCGCCGCCGGTGTCGAGGTCGACGAGCGCGACCTCGTCTCGCCCGCGATCGGCGAGACCGTCGCCGACGGCGACCAGGTCGTCGTGCGGTACGCCCGCCAGCTGACCGTCGCCGACCCCGCCGGGGACGAGCGCACGTACTGGACGACCGAGCTGACCGTCGACGACGCGCTCGCGGCCATCGGCCTGCGCCACGCCGACGCGTGGCTGTCGACGTCCCGCTCCGCCTCGATCGGGCGCTCGGGTCTGTCGTTGACGATGAGCGTGCCCAAGAACCTCACCGTGATCGCCGACGGCGAGACCCGGGCCGTCACGTCCGCCGCCCCCACCGTCGGCGACCTGCTCGAGGAGCTCGGCCTCACCGTCGGCGAGCTGGACCGCCTCAACCCGGCGCCGGAGGACGTCCTCGTGGAGGGCCGGAAGGTCACAATCGAGCGCGTCGTGGTGGAGGACGTCGTCGAGAGCGTCGAGCTCGAGCACGGCTCGCGCACCGTGGAGTCCGACGACGTCTACGAGGGCGAGACCGAGGTCGTCGAGGAGGGCAGCCCCGGCGAGGAGCGCGTGACGTACCGCGTCGTCCTGGTGGACGGCGACGAGGAGACCCGCGAGGAGGTCGCGCGCGAGGTCGTCACCGAGCCCGTGGACCGCGTCGTCGCCGAGGGCACGAAGCAGCGCCCGGCGCCGGAGCCCGTCCGCGCGGCGGCCAGCAGCTCCTCGAGCCGCTCCTCCGGCTCCTCGTCGGGCTCCTCCTCCGGCGGTTCCTCCGGGTCCTCCGGCTCCTCTGGCTCCTCCGGCGGCTCGGCCCCCGCGCCGGTGGGCAGCGACGTCGACTCCCTCAACTGGGCGGCGCTCGCGCAGTGCGAGTCCGGTGGCAGCCCGACCATCGTGTCGGGCAACGGCCTGTACCACGGCCTGTACCAGTTCAGCGTGGCCACGTGGCAGTCCGTCGGCGGATCGGGCCTGCCGAGCCAGGCGTCGGCCTCCGAGCAGACCGCGCGCGCCAAGGCCCTGTACGAGCGTGCCGGGGTCGGCCAGTGGCCGCACTGCGGCCCGCGTCTGTACAGCTGA
- the rsmA gene encoding 16S rRNA (adenine(1518)-N(6)/adenine(1519)-N(6))-dimethyltransferase RsmA, giving the protein MGLGAVDVRALATRHGVAPTKSKGQNFVVDPGTVTRIVRLAGVGPGDTVLEVGPGLGSLTVPLLSSGARVVAVELDERLAAALPGTVAEHLPGAVDRLHVVRGDATAVAAADLPLPPDALVANLPYNVAVPILLGVLRAVPSVRSGVVMVQSEVADRLCATPGGRVYGVPSVKLAWYAAARRVGSVAPTVFWPVPRVDSGLVGFERREPPAAEAPREDVFAVVDTAFAQRRKTLRQSLAPLAGSAAAAEAALLAAGVDPRERAERLDVTAFAAVADALRRGRAAFRGALQEDSP; this is encoded by the coding sequence GTGGGGCTCGGGGCCGTCGACGTGCGCGCCCTCGCGACGCGGCACGGCGTCGCGCCGACGAAGAGCAAGGGGCAGAACTTCGTCGTCGACCCGGGCACGGTCACGCGCATCGTCCGGCTGGCGGGCGTCGGCCCCGGGGACACGGTCCTCGAGGTCGGCCCGGGCCTCGGGTCGCTCACGGTGCCGCTGCTGTCCAGCGGGGCGCGCGTGGTCGCCGTCGAGCTCGACGAGCGGCTGGCCGCGGCCCTGCCCGGCACGGTCGCCGAGCACCTGCCGGGTGCGGTCGACCGGCTCCACGTCGTGCGGGGCGACGCGACCGCCGTCGCCGCGGCCGACCTGCCGCTCCCACCGGACGCCCTGGTGGCGAACCTGCCGTACAACGTCGCCGTCCCCATCCTGCTCGGGGTGCTCCGGGCGGTGCCGAGCGTGCGCTCCGGGGTCGTCATGGTGCAGTCGGAGGTCGCCGACCGGCTGTGCGCCACCCCCGGCGGCCGGGTCTACGGCGTGCCCTCGGTGAAGCTCGCGTGGTACGCCGCGGCGCGCCGGGTCGGCTCGGTGGCACCGACGGTCTTCTGGCCGGTGCCGCGCGTCGACTCCGGCCTGGTCGGCTTCGAGCGCCGCGAGCCGCCCGCGGCCGAGGCGCCCCGCGAGGACGTCTTCGCCGTCGTCGACACCGCCTTCGCGCAGCGGCGCAAGACGCTGCGGCAGTCGCTCGCCCCGCTCGCGGGGTCGGCGGCCGCCGCGGAGGCCGCGCTCCTCGCGGCGGGCGTCGACCCGCGCGAGCGGGCCGAACGGCTCGACGTCACGGCCTTCGCGGCCGTCGCCGACGCGCTGCGCCGTGGGCGGGCCGCGTTCCGGGGCGCGCTGCAGGAGGACAGCCCCTAG
- a CDS encoding 4-(cytidine 5'-diphospho)-2-C-methyl-D-erythritol kinase, which translates to MAGRAAVTVRAPAKVNLHLSVGVPDDEGYHPLATVFQAVGLYDEVTATRAPGGTFTVEVSGVDAARVPCDGTNLAVRAARAVARTAGADDEPDLGVHLHVRKQIPVAGGMAGGSADAAAALLACDALWGLDLPRAQLADLGAGLGSDVPFMLLGGTAVGLGRGDRLTPALTRGGWSWVLLVSTSELSTPAVYAELDRLRAGRAVIEPRVSDPLMQALRSGDPAALGASLHNDLQVAAVSLLPELDQLLETVLDAAPMGALVSGSGPTVAVLAEDDQHAAELAVALGEAPGVARVLRATGPVPGCRLVDGGVRGAV; encoded by the coding sequence ATGGCCGGACGCGCTGCTGTGACCGTTCGAGCCCCCGCGAAGGTCAACCTCCACCTGTCCGTCGGGGTGCCCGACGACGAGGGGTACCACCCGCTCGCGACCGTCTTCCAGGCCGTCGGGCTCTACGACGAGGTGACGGCGACCCGCGCGCCGGGCGGCACCTTCACGGTCGAGGTGAGCGGGGTGGACGCCGCGCGCGTGCCGTGCGACGGCACGAACCTCGCCGTCCGCGCCGCCCGCGCGGTCGCGCGCACGGCCGGCGCCGACGACGAGCCCGACCTCGGCGTCCACCTGCACGTCCGCAAGCAGATCCCCGTCGCGGGCGGCATGGCGGGCGGGTCCGCCGACGCCGCCGCGGCCCTGCTCGCGTGCGACGCGCTGTGGGGCCTCGACCTGCCGCGGGCCCAGCTCGCCGACCTCGGCGCGGGCCTCGGCTCCGACGTGCCGTTCATGCTGCTCGGCGGGACGGCCGTCGGCCTCGGCCGCGGCGACCGCCTCACCCCCGCCCTCACCCGCGGCGGCTGGAGCTGGGTGCTGCTCGTGTCGACGTCGGAGCTGTCGACCCCCGCGGTGTACGCCGAGCTCGACCGGCTCCGCGCCGGGCGCGCCGTCATCGAGCCGCGCGTGTCGGACCCGCTCATGCAGGCGCTGCGCTCCGGCGACCCCGCCGCGCTCGGCGCGTCGCTGCACAACGACCTGCAGGTCGCAGCCGTGTCGCTGCTGCCCGAGCTCGACCAGCTGCTCGAGACCGTCCTGGACGCCGCGCCCATGGGGGCGCTGGTGAGCGGCTCCGGGCCGACCGTCGCCGTCCTCGCCGAGGACGACCAGCACGCCGCCGAGCTCGCCGTCGCCCTGGGCGAGGCCCCGGGGGTGGCCCGCGTGCTGCGCGCCACCGGTCCCGTGCCAGGCTGTCGTCTCGTGGACGGCGGGGTGCGCGGGGCGGTCTGA